The proteins below come from a single Miscanthus floridulus cultivar M001 chromosome 1, ASM1932011v1, whole genome shotgun sequence genomic window:
- the LOC136501828 gene encoding RNA polymerase sigma factor sigB-like: MAFLAPPQFKWPPSTRAAVFREPSGGAGSRPSRINCSFSSTAVVDAERLECLSVEPPPSPHRTLPGCFGEALLNKEAMVAAAAAEAVALARAAAEVARMAQKDHPADLTRRDDTGDSFLSREVLRTEVGLEARRAGLELLEGDEFRSIFSDESEDDDDDGHSIAVAVKSARRSERRARRVRAAMKAAKCFSSSRNAVGASSTRKKRLKGCQTPLGCFYKMTGPRLLTAEQEVEFSEGIQDLLKLEAIQKEVVQYNGGEPTFSQWAAAAGTDENTLRRRLNYGVYCKNRMVKSNVRLVISIAKEHEGPGMEFSDLIQEGMQGLIRGAEKFDASKGFRFSTYSHWWIKQAIRKSVLEQTQIIRLPAHMAEASSRVKECCRRLRRELKRLPSNEEIAVDTGMPIRRVETAMSLPKYSVSFTSKVGCTDVTYQEIMPDTSAETAEEVLHRWLMKKDVNTALESLSPREKLVMRYRFGIEGGRPRTLHDIGQLMGVSRERIRQIELGAFRKLRSKKRVQSLQHYLEPAESW, encoded by the exons ATGGCGTTCCTCGCTCCTCCGCAGTTCAAGTGGCCCCCTTCCACCCGTGCGGCGGTGTTCAGGGAGCCCTCCGGCGGCGCAGGCTCCCGCCCCAGTCGGATAAACTGCTCTTTCTCCTCCACAGCAGTCGTCGATGCAGAGCGCCTCGAGTGCTTATCCGTCGAGCCGCCGCCTTCTCCTCACCGAACGCTTCCG GGATGTTTCGGTGAGGCGCTTCTCAACAAGGAGGCCATGGTGGCGGCTGCGGCCGCGGAAGCCGTCGCTCTGGCTCGAGCGGCGGCCGAAGTCGCCCGAATGGCGCAAAAGGATCACCCGGCGGACTTAACGCGGCGCGATGACACGGGGGACAGCTTCCTGTCAAGAGAGGTCCTCCGCACCGAGGTGGGGTTGGAGGCGAGGCGCGCCGGGCTCGAATTGTTGGAGGGCGATGAGTTCCGCAGCATCTTTAGCGACGAAtctgaggatgacgatgatgacgggCATAGCATAGCCGTAGCGGTGAAGTCGGCGCGGCGGTCCGAGAGAAGGGCTCGGAGAGTGAGGGCAGCGATGAAGGCGGCTAAGTGTTTCAGCAGCAGCAGGAATGCTGTTGGAGCGTCCTCCACGAGGAAGAAGCGGCTGAAGGGTTGCCAGACTCCTCTCGGGTGCTTCTATAAGATGACCGGCCCCAGGCTTCTGACGGCTGAACAGGAAGTCGAGTTCTCAGAAGGCATTCAG GACCTCCTGAAACTGGAAGCCATCCAAAAGGAGGTTGTGCAATATAATGGGGGTGAACCAACATTTTCCCAGTGGGCGGCAGCAGCTGGAACTGATGAGAACACTCTGCGGAGACGCCTGAATTACGGGGTTTACTGCAAGAACAGGATGGTCAAATCTAACGTGCGACTTGTAATCTCAATCGCAAAAGAACATGAAGGCCCTGGAATGGAGTTTTCTGATCTAATTCAG GAAGGGATGCAAGGCCTGATAAGAGGCGCAGAAAAGTTTGATGCTTCGAAGGGTTTTAGATTCTCCACTTACTCTCATTGGTGGATCAAACAAGCAATACGCAAGTCTGTTTTAGAACAAACCCAGATAATTCGCCTGCCG GCACATATGGCTGAAGCAAGTTCCCGAGTGAAGGAATGCTGCCGGCGACTCCGTCGTGAGTTGAAACGGCTACCCAGCAACGAAGAGATTGCGGTGGACACTGGCATGCCAATCCGGCGGGTGGAGACAGCCATGAGCCTCCCAAAATACAGTGTGTCCTTCACGAGCAAGGTCGGGTGCACGGACGTCACATACCAG GAGATCATGCCGGACACGAGCGCCGAGACGGCCGAGGAGGTGCTGCACCGGTGGCTGATGAAGAAGGACGTGAACACGGCGCTGGAAAGCCTGAGCCCGCGCGAGAAGCTGGTGATGCGGTACCGGTTCGGCATCGAGGGCGGGCGGCCCAGGACCCTGCACGACATCGGGCAGCTCATGGGGGTGAGCCGGGAGCGGATCCGGCAGATCGAGCTGGGCGCGTTCCGAAAGCTGCGGAGCAAGAAGAGGGTGCAGTCGCTGCAGCACTACCTAGAGCCGGCGGAGAGCTGGTAG